A single Glycine soja cultivar W05 chromosome 14, ASM419377v2, whole genome shotgun sequence DNA region contains:
- the LOC114384185 gene encoding uncharacterized protein LOC114384185, which produces MTLKSPKAIWDYLKEEYAGDDRIRNMQVLNLRREFEPQRMKESETIKEYSNKLLGIANKIKLLESDFADSRIVEKILVTVPERYEASITSLENTKDLSKITLAEVLHALQAQKQRKLMRQDRVVEGALPAKHHEVDESKKIFSRRINQQAAKTVQTTKVRIKRKIIHLVSIVAKKVMHLSNVGGDQMQNVTSATR; this is translated from the coding sequence ATGACTCTTAAATCACCCAAAGCAATTTGGGATTATCTGAAAGAGGAATACGCTGGAGATGATAGAATACGAAACATGCAAGTGCTAAATTTAAGGAGGGAATTTGAGCCTCAAAGGATGAAAGAGTCAgagacaatcaaagaatactcaAACAAATTGTTGGGTATTGCCAACAAGATAAAGTTGTTGGAAAGTGATTTTGCTGATTCGAGAATTGTAGAGAAAATTTTGGTAACAGTGCCGGAGAGGTATGAAGCATCTATAACTTCATTGGAGAACACAAAGGATCTGTCAAAAATCACATTGGCAGAAGTGCTACATGCCCTGCAAGCTCAAAAGCAGCGAAAGTTGATGAGACAAGATCGTGTTGTCGAAGGTGCTTTGCCCGCCAAACATCATGAAGTTGATGAAagcaaaaagattttttcaagaagaatcaaCCAGCAAGCAGCGAAAACAGTGCAAACAACCAAggtaaggataaaaagaaaaattatccaccTTGTCAGCATTGTGGCAAAAAAGGTCATGCACCTTTCAAATGTTGGAGGAGACCAGATGCAAAATGTAACAAGTGCAACCAGATAG